Proteins from a genomic interval of Nocardia sp. BMG51109:
- a CDS encoding DoxX family protein: MTTANPSAHVSDAVTGRPGKIRNRVLWALQILLGLFFVIASGGPKLVMPNSLADNAPENLTIPLGLLVFIGVVEVAGGVGLMVPRLSALAAAGLSVVTVLAAGTQAFIADEPSMGIFPLALAAIFAWIAYERRATLTDLRNSLSR; this comes from the coding sequence ATGACCACCGCCAACCCCTCCGCCCACGTTTCCGACGCCGTCACCGGCCGTCCCGGCAAGATCCGCAACCGCGTTCTGTGGGCACTGCAGATCCTGCTCGGCCTGTTCTTCGTCATCGCCTCCGGCGGGCCGAAGCTCGTGATGCCGAACTCCTTGGCGGACAACGCCCCCGAGAATCTGACCATCCCCCTCGGGCTGCTCGTCTTCATCGGAGTGGTGGAGGTCGCGGGCGGTGTCGGCCTGATGGTGCCGCGGCTCAGCGCCCTGGCTGCCGCGGGTCTGTCCGTTGTCACCGTGCTCGCCGCCGGGACGCAGGCCTTCATCGCCGACGAGCCCTCGATGGGGATCTTCCCGCTGGCGCTCGCCGCGATCTTCGCCTGGATCGCCTACGAGCGCCGCGCCACCCTCACCGACCTGCGCAACTCGCTGTCGCGGTGA
- a CDS encoding NAD(P)-binding domain-containing protein has translation MTTVTVLGLGPMGHALAAAFAAHHPTTVWNRTPGKGTDLDAAPAGTAAEAIAASPLVIVCLPDYPVAQSVLDADALKGRTLVNFCGGSPEQARAMAAWAERHGIEYIDGVIVSTPEAIGSPEAALYYSGPRDIYETHRTTLFALGENANYLGREPGRAAAFDLALQDMLWTSMSGVTHMFAFAAAEDIAAADIAGHAKAMLGFFPDMIDMLAEQVAAGRFPGDGGTITAAAAIMDRISSAVRAQGLDDGALGAARAAVQRAIDAGYGADGFGRLAALD, from the coding sequence ATGACCACCGTGACCGTCCTCGGACTCGGCCCCATGGGACACGCCCTGGCCGCCGCATTCGCCGCCCACCACCCCACCACCGTGTGGAATCGCACCCCGGGGAAGGGGACCGACCTCGATGCCGCCCCTGCCGGTACCGCCGCCGAGGCGATCGCGGCCAGCCCGCTCGTCATCGTGTGTTTGCCGGATTATCCAGTGGCGCAGTCGGTCCTCGACGCCGACGCACTGAAGGGCCGCACCCTGGTGAACTTCTGTGGTGGCTCGCCGGAGCAGGCCCGCGCGATGGCAGCGTGGGCGGAACGGCACGGCATCGAGTACATCGACGGCGTGATCGTGTCCACGCCCGAGGCCATCGGCAGCCCCGAGGCGGCGCTGTACTACAGCGGGCCGCGCGACATCTACGAGACGCACCGGACCACGCTGTTCGCGCTCGGTGAGAACGCGAACTACCTCGGCCGGGAACCCGGCCGGGCCGCCGCGTTCGACCTGGCCCTGCAGGACATGCTCTGGACGTCGATGAGTGGCGTGACGCATATGTTCGCGTTCGCCGCCGCCGAGGACATCGCGGCGGCCGATATCGCCGGGCACGCGAAGGCGATGCTCGGATTCTTCCCGGACATGATCGACATGCTCGCCGAGCAGGTCGCCGCGGGCCGCTTCCCCGGTGACGGAGGCACGATCACCGCCGCCGCGGCGATCATGGACCGCATCTCGAGCGCCGTCCGGGCGCAGGGCCTCGACGACGGTGCACTCGGCGCCGCGCGGGCCGCGGTACAGCGAGCGATCGACGCGGGCTACGGAGCCGACGGATTCGGCCGGCTCGCGGCGCTCGATTAG
- a CDS encoding S9 family peptidase — MSLTELPFGSWPTSITSEFVVAAAVRLSEVRVDGTDIYWSEGRPEEGGRTQIVRRGADGTVTDLLPDGMDARTAVHEYGGAAWWVRDGVLWFANWADQRLYRLGPGGAPVPLTPAPAEPRGDRYGDGELAPDGTTVVAVRESHPAGGRGAIDVRNEIVRLSADRASQPEILMSGPDFVVAPRVSPDGGSLAVVSWDHPSMPWDDTVLRVRDLAGGADTVVAGGPGESVLEPRWQADGSLLFLSDRNGWWNLYRWTPGGAVTPVIELDAEIGMPAWQLGSARYTVLGDGSIVFARWRDGYDGLGVRRTDGSVADLDLPFSAIAAIERAGADAVVVVAATPTAESGVYRIGFGGGTPQVEVLRPPRELGLDDASVSVPEPISFPSVDGAGAPRTAHALFYPPASRRYGGTAGELPPLLVMIHGGPTSLAVPAFSPHTQYWTSRGFAVVDVNYGGSTGYGRAYRELLTGAWGVVDVADCLAAARWLGEQGRVDPRRLAIRGGSAGGYTTLAALARADTAFAAGADHFGVADLEALAAETHKFESRYLDGLIGEYPARRDIYRERSPIHHVDRLRKPLIVLQGSEDAVVPPNQSEMIVEALRTRQIPVAYLVFDGEQHGFRRAENIRRALDAELSFYGQVFEFALPSAEGIEPVTVENLA; from the coding sequence GTGAGCCTCACAGAGTTGCCGTTCGGGTCGTGGCCGACTTCCATCACCTCCGAATTCGTCGTCGCCGCCGCGGTGCGGCTGTCGGAGGTGCGGGTGGACGGGACCGATATCTACTGGTCGGAGGGGCGTCCCGAGGAGGGCGGCCGGACCCAGATCGTGCGCCGCGGCGCCGACGGGACGGTCACCGATCTGCTGCCGGACGGGATGGACGCGCGTACCGCGGTGCACGAATACGGCGGCGCGGCGTGGTGGGTCCGCGACGGCGTGCTGTGGTTCGCCAACTGGGCCGACCAGCGGCTGTACCGGCTCGGGCCCGGAGGTGCGCCGGTGCCGCTGACGCCGGCCCCCGCCGAGCCCCGCGGCGACCGGTACGGCGACGGAGAACTCGCCCCGGACGGCACCACCGTCGTGGCCGTCCGCGAAAGTCATCCGGCCGGCGGGCGGGGCGCGATCGATGTCCGCAACGAGATCGTGCGGCTGTCCGCGGACCGGGCGTCGCAGCCGGAGATCCTGATGAGCGGCCCGGATTTCGTCGTCGCACCCCGCGTGAGTCCGGACGGGGGTTCGCTGGCCGTGGTGTCGTGGGATCACCCGTCCATGCCGTGGGACGACACCGTCCTGCGGGTGCGCGATCTCGCCGGCGGCGCCGACACGGTCGTCGCGGGCGGGCCGGGGGAATCGGTGCTGGAACCGCGCTGGCAGGCCGACGGCTCGCTGCTGTTCCTGTCCGACCGTAACGGCTGGTGGAATCTCTACCGCTGGACACCCGGCGGTGCGGTCACACCGGTGATCGAGCTGGACGCCGAGATCGGCATGCCCGCTTGGCAATTGGGGTCGGCGCGCTACACCGTGCTCGGCGACGGCAGCATCGTGTTCGCCCGCTGGCGCGACGGCTACGACGGCCTCGGGGTGCGCCGGACGGACGGCTCGGTGGCCGATCTGGACCTGCCCTTCTCCGCGATTGCCGCGATCGAGCGGGCCGGTGCGGACGCCGTCGTCGTGGTGGCGGCCACGCCCACCGCCGAATCCGGTGTGTACCGCATCGGTTTCGGCGGCGGCACACCGCAGGTCGAAGTCCTGCGCCCGCCAAGGGAACTCGGCCTCGACGACGCCTCGGTCTCGGTGCCCGAACCGATCTCCTTCCCCTCGGTGGACGGCGCCGGCGCGCCACGGACTGCACACGCGCTGTTCTATCCCCCCGCGAGCAGACGTTACGGCGGCACGGCCGGGGAACTGCCGCCGTTGCTCGTCATGATTCACGGCGGCCCGACCTCGCTCGCGGTGCCCGCATTCTCCCCGCACACCCAGTACTGGACCAGCCGCGGATTCGCTGTCGTGGACGTCAATTACGGCGGCTCCACCGGATACGGTCGCGCCTACCGTGAGCTGCTCACAGGCGCGTGGGGCGTGGTGGACGTGGCCGACTGCCTCGCCGCGGCCCGGTGGCTCGGTGAGCAGGGCCGGGTCGATCCGCGGCGGCTCGCCATCCGCGGCGGCTCGGCGGGCGGCTACACGACGCTGGCCGCGCTGGCCCGTGCGGACACCGCATTCGCCGCGGGCGCAGACCATTTCGGCGTCGCCGACCTGGAGGCGCTCGCGGCCGAAACACACAAGTTCGAGAGCCGATACCTCGATGGCCTGATCGGGGAATATCCGGCCAGGCGCGACATCTACCGCGAGCGGTCCCCGATCCATCACGTCGACCGGCTCCGCAAGCCCCTGATCGTGTTGCAGGGCAGCGAAGATGCGGTGGTGCCGCCCAATCAGTCGGAGATGATCGTCGAGGCGCTGCGGACCCGGCAGATCCCGGTGGCCTACCTGGTCTTCGACGGCGAGCAGCACGGCTTCCGCCGCGCGGAGAACATCCGCCGCGCCCTCGACGCCGAATTGAGTTTCTACGGCCAGGTATTCGAGTTCGCCCTGCCATCGGCCGAAGGTATCGAGCCGGTCACCGTCGAAAACCTCGCTTAG
- a CDS encoding NADPH:quinone reductase — protein sequence MRSVVYSETGPSAVLRLVERPEPAAGPGEVVVRVTRSGVNPTDWKHRAGTGLSDLHGEVAPGHDGAGVVEAVGPGVDHVGVGDRVWLLLARHGRDYGTAAERTVQPANRVVPLPDGASFDLGAALGVPFVTAHRLLTSGAVPRLAPGALAGHTVLVAGGAGAVGNAAIQLARWAGATVVTTVSSARKGALAHAAGAHHVVNYREGDPAAGILAVAPAGVDLIAEVAPAANTALDLAVARVHGTIAVYAIDGGGDLVLPVRPALSKNLRFEFTVLYTLDETLVQAAVDDITAALSDNAVRVGEPAGLPLHHYDLAETADAHDAVERGAVGKVLVDLD from the coding sequence ATGCGCTCAGTCGTCTATTCCGAGACCGGCCCGTCCGCCGTCCTTCGACTTGTCGAACGCCCCGAACCTGCCGCGGGCCCGGGGGAAGTCGTCGTCCGTGTCACCCGTTCGGGGGTGAACCCGACGGACTGGAAACACCGTGCAGGAACAGGACTGAGCGATCTCCACGGTGAGGTCGCACCGGGACACGACGGCGCGGGCGTCGTCGAGGCGGTCGGGCCGGGTGTCGACCACGTCGGTGTCGGTGACCGGGTGTGGCTGCTGCTGGCCCGGCACGGCCGGGACTATGGCACCGCCGCGGAACGGACGGTGCAACCGGCGAATCGGGTTGTGCCGCTACCGGACGGAGCGTCCTTCGACCTGGGAGCCGCGTTGGGCGTGCCGTTCGTCACCGCCCACCGGCTGCTGACCTCCGGCGCCGTGCCCCGGCTCGCGCCTGGTGCGCTGGCAGGGCACACCGTGCTGGTCGCCGGCGGCGCGGGCGCGGTGGGCAACGCCGCGATCCAGCTGGCCCGCTGGGCCGGGGCGACCGTCGTCACGACCGTCAGCTCCGCGAGGAAGGGCGCGCTGGCGCACGCTGCCGGGGCGCACCATGTGGTGAACTACCGCGAGGGCGACCCCGCGGCCGGGATCCTGGCCGTCGCGCCGGCGGGGGTCGACCTGATTGCCGAGGTCGCACCGGCTGCCAACACCGCGCTCGATCTGGCGGTGGCCAGGGTCCACGGCACGATCGCGGTCTACGCCATCGACGGCGGTGGCGATCTGGTGCTGCCGGTGCGGCCGGCCCTCAGCAAGAATCTGCGCTTCGAGTTCACCGTTCTCTACACCCTGGACGAGACGCTGGTGCAGGCGGCCGTCGACGACATCACAGCCGCCCTCTCCGACAACGCCGTGCGGGTGGGAGAACCGGCCGGACTGCCGCTACACCACTACGACCTCGCCGAGACCGCAGACGCCCACGACGCGGTCGAACGCGGGGCGGTCGGCAAGGTCCTGGTGGACCTGGACTGA
- the treY gene encoding malto-oligosyltrehalose synthase: protein MNDPTPERNTGPIARKTPVRSTYRLQLRPDTLTFADARTIAEYLQQLGISHLYLSPIMTATPGSTHGYDVTDPTTVSAALGGPGGLKALSDEVRSRGMGLIADLVPNHVGVGDARHNPWWWDVLRNGKNSQFAYCFDIDWSQNNGAGGRLALPVLQSENDPAALTVDRSGPEPMLALHDLRFPIAPGTDGENALRIHDKQHYRLVSWKAGICTYRRYMAVSGLAALRQEDPAVFELTHRELAAWCEHDLVDGVRVDHPDGLARPAAYLTKLRRLIGPNRLLLVEKVLAIREPLDATLPIDGTTGYDALAELGGVLVDPAGEPALTGLSRTFCGHGSNGAWIGNNEHRIKRAVAERLLVPEVRRLVAAIKRDAVVSGFDAAAISDVALTNATVEVLSFMPVYRTDYAPLSGMMSTVVAKVGKRNRELTVPLSALVTALSAGGEATVRFFQVCGAVTAKAVEDTMFYQAARLVSLQEVGGNPARFGHSLLEFHLAGAERAHRWPATMTTLSTHDTKRGEDVRARIGVLSQFADTWSRAVTAWNEITPPPDAATALFLLQNMFGAWPADGRSAGATPGLRERLHLFAEKAVREAGTRSSWEEPDSDFESRLHRWVDVVIDGPVGAELDAMVAKVAPHAWSDSLSQKLLQLCGPGIPDLYQGSELWEDSLVDPDNRRPVDFGHRLAMLQSLTGTPEPDSTGATKMWVVAYALWLRRERPDCFVGGSYVPLFAAGDAAEHLVCYARGRAGEAPQVIVATTRHSVRLAETGWGDTTLDLPEGSWTDRLTGNTFSGRVRLEKVFTRLPVALLVR from the coding sequence ATGAACGACCCCACGCCCGAACGCAACACCGGCCCGATAGCCCGCAAGACCCCCGTGCGCAGCACTTACCGATTGCAGCTGCGCCCGGACACGCTCACCTTCGCCGATGCCCGCACCATCGCGGAATACCTGCAGCAGCTGGGCATCTCCCATCTGTACCTGTCGCCGATCATGACCGCGACGCCCGGGTCGACGCACGGCTACGACGTCACCGACCCGACCACCGTGTCCGCGGCGCTGGGCGGCCCGGGCGGGCTGAAGGCGCTGTCGGACGAGGTGCGCAGCCGGGGCATGGGGCTGATCGCCGACCTGGTGCCCAACCACGTCGGCGTCGGCGACGCGCGGCACAATCCGTGGTGGTGGGACGTGCTGCGGAACGGTAAGAACTCGCAGTTCGCCTACTGTTTCGACATCGACTGGAGCCAGAACAACGGCGCCGGCGGGCGGCTGGCGCTGCCGGTGCTGCAGAGCGAGAACGATCCGGCCGCGCTGACCGTCGACCGCAGCGGCCCCGAACCGATGCTGGCGCTGCACGATCTGCGCTTCCCCATCGCCCCCGGCACCGACGGCGAGAACGCGCTGCGCATCCACGACAAGCAGCACTACCGCCTGGTCAGCTGGAAGGCCGGGATCTGCACGTACCGCCGGTACATGGCGGTGTCGGGCCTGGCGGCGCTGCGGCAGGAGGATCCGGCGGTCTTCGAGCTGACCCACCGCGAGCTCGCCGCCTGGTGCGAGCACGACCTCGTCGACGGGGTGCGGGTCGACCATCCGGACGGGCTGGCCCGGCCCGCGGCCTACCTGACGAAGCTGCGCCGGCTGATCGGCCCGAACCGGCTGCTGCTGGTGGAGAAGGTGCTGGCGATCCGGGAGCCGCTGGACGCCACGCTGCCCATCGACGGCACCACCGGCTACGACGCGCTCGCCGAACTGGGCGGGGTGCTGGTCGACCCGGCCGGCGAACCGGCACTGACCGGCCTGTCGCGGACGTTCTGCGGGCACGGCAGCAACGGCGCCTGGATCGGCAACAACGAGCACCGCATCAAGCGCGCGGTGGCCGAGCGGCTGCTGGTGCCGGAGGTGCGGCGGCTGGTGGCCGCGATCAAGCGCGACGCCGTGGTGAGCGGATTCGACGCCGCCGCGATCAGCGACGTGGCCCTGACCAACGCCACCGTCGAGGTGCTGTCGTTCATGCCGGTCTACCGGACCGACTACGCACCGCTGTCGGGGATGATGAGCACCGTCGTGGCCAAGGTGGGCAAGCGCAATCGCGAACTCACCGTGCCCCTCTCGGCGCTGGTGACGGCGCTGTCGGCGGGTGGCGAGGCGACCGTGCGGTTCTTCCAGGTGTGCGGCGCGGTGACGGCGAAGGCCGTCGAGGACACCATGTTCTACCAGGCCGCGCGGCTGGTGTCGCTGCAGGAGGTGGGCGGCAACCCGGCCCGGTTCGGCCATTCGCTGCTGGAGTTCCATCTGGCCGGCGCCGAGCGCGCCCACCGCTGGCCCGCGACGATGACCACGTTGTCCACCCACGACACCAAGCGCGGCGAGGACGTGCGCGCCCGCATCGGGGTGCTGTCGCAGTTCGCGGACACCTGGTCGCGGGCGGTGACGGCGTGGAACGAGATCACCCCGCCGCCGGACGCCGCGACGGCACTGTTCCTGTTGCAGAACATGTTCGGGGCGTGGCCGGCCGACGGACGGTCCGCGGGCGCGACGCCGGGGCTGCGCGAGCGACTACATCTGTTCGCCGAGAAGGCCGTTCGCGAGGCGGGCACCCGATCTTCCTGGGAGGAACCGGATTCCGACTTCGAGTCCCGGCTGCACCGCTGGGTGGACGTGGTGATCGACGGCCCGGTCGGCGCGGAACTCGACGCCATGGTGGCCAAGGTCGCGCCGCACGCGTGGTCGGACTCGTTGTCACAGAAGCTGTTGCAGCTGTGCGGGCCGGGCATCCCGGACCTCTATCAGGGCAGCGAGCTGTGGGAGGATTCGCTCGTCGACCCGGACAACCGCCGCCCGGTGGACTTCGGCCACCGGCTGGCGATGCTGCAATCGCTCACCGGCACACCGGAACCCGATTCCACCGGCGCGACGAAGATGTGGGTGGTCGCCTATGCGCTGTGGCTGCGCCGGGAGCGGCCGGACTGCTTCGTCGGCGGCAGCTACGTCCCGCTGTTCGCCGCCGGCGACGCCGCCGAGCACCTGGTCTGCTACGCCCGGGGGCGGGCCGGCGAGGCGCCGCAGGTGATCGTCGCCACCACCCGGCACAGCGTGCGACTGGCCGAAACCGGTTGGGGCGACACCACACTCGATCTTCCCGAGGGCTCCTGGACCGACCGCCTGACCGGGAACACCTTCTCCGGGCGGGTACGCCTGGAGAAGGTGTTCACGCGGCTGCCGGTGGCGCTGCTGGTGCGCTGA
- a CDS encoding bifunctional helix-turn-helix transcriptional regulator/GNAT family N-acetyltransferase, whose product MSTATVPPATAEHIAAVREFNRRYTRLIGVLHEHLVDTDFSLAEARIMFELAHFGPVEVVALRQDLGLDPGYLSRILSRLEESGLVARQRSETDGRRQLARLTERGETAFADLNTRSSRDVAALLERRSPADRDRLVDAMRTIEHILDDHAAAPFTIRDPRPGDYGWVIERNAARYAAEYGWDADYETLVARIVADFLETREPTAERAWIAERNGEPIGAVFCVREDDSTARLRLLLVEPSARGLGVGSALVGECLRFATAAGYRAMVLWTNDVLVSARHIYERAGFELVESEPHHSFGKDLVGQTWRKSLR is encoded by the coding sequence ATGAGCACCGCCACCGTCCCGCCCGCCACCGCCGAGCACATCGCCGCGGTGCGCGAGTTCAACCGCCGCTACACGCGCCTGATCGGAGTGCTGCACGAGCACCTCGTCGACACCGACTTCTCCCTGGCCGAGGCGCGAATCATGTTCGAACTGGCCCATTTCGGCCCGGTCGAGGTGGTCGCGCTGCGGCAGGACCTGGGCCTGGATCCCGGCTATCTGAGCCGCATCCTGTCCCGGCTCGAGGAGTCCGGGCTGGTGGCGCGGCAGCGCTCCGAGACCGACGGCCGCCGACAACTGGCCCGGCTCACCGAACGGGGCGAGACGGCCTTCGCCGACCTGAACACCCGCTCCAGCCGCGACGTCGCCGCGCTGCTGGAACGCCGCTCCCCCGCCGACCGCGACCGGCTCGTCGACGCCATGCGCACCATCGAGCACATCCTCGACGACCACGCGGCCGCCCCGTTCACCATCCGTGATCCGCGCCCCGGCGACTACGGCTGGGTGATCGAACGCAATGCCGCCCGCTACGCCGCCGAATACGGCTGGGACGCCGACTACGAGACGCTCGTCGCCCGGATCGTCGCCGACTTCCTGGAAACCCGCGAGCCCACGGCGGAACGGGCCTGGATCGCCGAGCGGAACGGCGAGCCGATCGGCGCCGTCTTCTGTGTCCGCGAGGACGACAGCACCGCCCGGCTGCGGCTGCTGCTGGTGGAGCCGTCGGCCCGCGGCCTCGGCGTCGGCAGCGCCCTGGTCGGCGAATGCCTGCGCTTCGCCACGGCCGCCGGATATCGCGCCATGGTGCTGTGGACCAACGACGTCCTCGTCTCGGCCCGGCACATCTACGAGCGCGCCGGATTCGAACTCGTCGAATCCGAACCACACCACAGCTTCGGCAAGGATCTGGTCGGCCAGACCTGGCGCAAGTCGCTGCGCTGA
- the glgX gene encoding glycogen debranching protein GlgX codes for MVTPHRLADVAPLGVWPGAAYPLGATYDGAGTNFSVFSEVAERVELCLIDRAGAEARIPLDEVDGYVWHAYLPNVGPGQRYGFRVHGPYDPGRGLRCDPGKLLLDPYGKAFAGEFGNDPALYTHGRDSLGHTMSGVVINPWFDWADDRAPRHPYHETVLYEAHVKGMTITHPQVPPELRGTYAGLAHPAIVEHLKSLGVTAIELMPVHQFLHDRMLLDRGLRNYWGYNSVGYLAPHHEYAADPRAGAAVTEFKAMVRALHAEGIEVVLDVVYNHTGEGNHLGPTISLRGIDNAAYYRLVEDDPTHYMDYTGTGNSLNVRHPHTLQLIMDSLRYWVLEMHVDGFRFDLAATLARELHDVDRLSTFFDLVQQDPVVSQVKLIAEPWDVGEGGYQVGNFPSLWTEWNGKFRDTVRDYWRGEPATLGEFASRLTGSSDLYEATGRRPGASINFVTAHDGFTLRDLVSYNDKHNEDNGEDNRDGESHNRSWNCGVEGPTDDPEVLTLRERQSRNMIATLALSQGTPMLLHGDELGRTQHGNNNAYCQDSPLSWMDWTLAHKNSELLEFTRTAIGLRAAHPVFRRRRFFGGRTAGGHPVTDIAWLTPSGEEMTDADWETGFARSLAVFLNGDAIAEPGPRGEAIRDDSFLLCFNAHDAPIDFTVPGPDHGAEWSTALDCSAPTGLVPATYPATSTVEVPARCLLVLRRTAVGHDRSGPEATARVTT; via the coding sequence ATGGTTACGCCCCACCGGCTCGCGGACGTGGCGCCGCTGGGCGTGTGGCCGGGTGCCGCGTACCCGCTGGGCGCCACCTATGACGGGGCCGGCACCAATTTCTCGGTGTTCTCCGAGGTGGCCGAGCGGGTGGAGCTGTGCCTGATCGACCGGGCGGGCGCCGAGGCGCGCATTCCGCTCGACGAGGTCGACGGCTATGTCTGGCACGCCTATCTGCCGAACGTCGGGCCGGGGCAGCGCTACGGATTCCGGGTGCACGGCCCGTACGATCCCGGGCGCGGGCTGCGCTGCGATCCGGGCAAGCTGCTGCTGGATCCGTACGGCAAGGCGTTCGCGGGTGAGTTCGGCAACGATCCGGCGCTCTACACGCACGGCCGGGATTCGCTGGGGCACACCATGTCCGGGGTCGTGATCAACCCCTGGTTCGACTGGGCCGACGACCGCGCGCCGCGCCACCCCTACCATGAGACGGTGCTCTACGAGGCGCACGTCAAGGGCATGACGATCACGCATCCGCAGGTGCCGCCGGAGCTGCGCGGCACCTACGCGGGGCTGGCGCACCCGGCGATCGTCGAGCACCTGAAGTCGCTGGGCGTCACCGCGATCGAGCTGATGCCGGTGCACCAGTTCCTGCACGACCGGATGCTGCTGGACCGGGGGCTGCGAAACTACTGGGGCTACAACAGCGTCGGCTATCTCGCCCCGCACCACGAGTACGCCGCCGATCCGCGGGCGGGCGCGGCGGTGACCGAGTTCAAGGCCATGGTGCGGGCCCTGCACGCCGAGGGCATCGAGGTGGTCCTCGACGTGGTCTACAACCACACCGGCGAGGGAAATCACCTGGGGCCCACGATCTCGCTGCGCGGCATCGACAACGCGGCCTACTATCGGCTGGTCGAGGACGACCCCACGCACTACATGGACTACACCGGCACCGGCAACAGCCTCAATGTGCGCCACCCGCACACCCTGCAGCTGATCATGGACTCGCTGCGGTACTGGGTGCTCGAGATGCACGTCGACGGCTTCCGCTTCGACCTGGCGGCCACGCTGGCGCGCGAACTGCACGACGTGGACCGGCTGTCCACCTTCTTCGATCTGGTGCAGCAGGATCCGGTGGTGAGCCAGGTGAAACTCATCGCCGAACCGTGGGACGTCGGCGAGGGCGGCTATCAGGTCGGCAACTTCCCGAGCCTGTGGACGGAATGGAACGGCAAGTTCCGCGACACCGTGCGCGACTACTGGCGCGGCGAACCGGCGACGCTGGGCGAGTTCGCCTCCCGGCTCACCGGTTCCTCGGACCTCTACGAGGCCACCGGGCGCCGCCCCGGCGCCAGCATCAACTTCGTCACCGCGCACGACGGGTTCACGCTGCGGGACCTGGTGTCCTACAACGACAAACACAACGAGGACAACGGCGAGGACAACCGCGACGGAGAGAGTCACAACCGGTCCTGGAACTGCGGCGTGGAGGGCCCGACCGACGATCCGGAGGTGCTCACGCTGCGAGAACGCCAGAGCCGCAACATGATCGCGACCCTCGCGCTGTCGCAGGGCACGCCGATGCTGCTGCACGGCGACGAGCTGGGCCGCACCCAGCACGGCAACAACAACGCCTACTGCCAGGACTCTCCGCTGTCGTGGATGGATTGGACACTGGCACACAAGAATTCGGAGCTGCTGGAGTTCACCCGCACTGCGATCGGGCTGCGCGCCGCGCATCCGGTGTTCCGGCGGCGGCGCTTCTTCGGCGGCCGGACCGCCGGCGGGCATCCGGTCACCGACATCGCCTGGCTCACGCCGTCCGGCGAGGAGATGACCGACGCCGACTGGGAGACCGGATTCGCCCGCTCGCTGGCGGTGTTCCTGAACGGCGACGCCATCGCCGAACCGGGCCCGCGCGGTGAGGCCATCCGAGACGATTCGTTCCTGCTGTGCTTCAATGCCCACGACGCGCCCATCGACTTCACCGTTCCCGGCCCGGACCACGGCGCCGAATGGTCGACCGCCCTCGACTGTTCGGCGCCCACCGGGCTCGTCCCCGCCACCTATCCCGCAACGAGCACGGTCGAGGTGCCCGCCCGCTGCCTGCTCGTGCTCCGCCGTACCGCAGTGGGGCATGATCGATCGGGCCCGGAGGCGACAGCCCGCGTAACCACGTAG
- a CDS encoding MerR family transcriptional regulator: protein MRIGELARRTGVSERALRYYEHQGLLTPERRPSGYRVYGDEHVAVVRRIRILLAAGLSTAQILEALPCIVDDDGLLTPGCPGLVDGLVRQRDRIDGAIEELEATRANLDTIITSELSRHERP, encoded by the coding sequence ATGCGAATCGGGGAATTGGCACGGCGCACCGGTGTCAGCGAGCGCGCCCTGCGGTACTACGAGCACCAAGGGCTGCTGACGCCGGAACGACGGCCGAGCGGCTATCGCGTGTACGGCGACGAGCATGTCGCGGTGGTGCGGCGGATCAGGATCCTGCTCGCGGCCGGGCTGAGCACCGCGCAGATCCTGGAAGCGTTGCCGTGCATCGTCGATGACGACGGGCTGCTGACCCCCGGCTGCCCGGGCCTGGTCGACGGTCTGGTGCGCCAGCGTGACCGGATCGACGGGGCGATCGAGGAACTGGAAGCCACCCGCGCCAACCTCGACACGATCATCACCAGCGAGCTGTCCCGCCACGAGAGGCCGTAA
- a CDS encoding nitroreductase family deazaflavin-dependent oxidoreductase, with product MRPIRETLLLAMAHETAEFSPTGWVHDQTKKILETGTTDGVEVLGSPVVLLTLRGARTGKLRYTPVMRVEHDGSYAVVASKGGAPEHPTWYYNIKAYPEFPLQDGTVTKDYVAREVEGAERAEWWDRAVAAYPSYAEYQEKTDRQIPVFVLDPK from the coding sequence ATGCGGCCGATCCGGGAGACGTTGTTGCTGGCCATGGCACACGAAACCGCGGAATTCAGCCCTACGGGGTGGGTGCACGACCAGACGAAGAAGATCCTCGAGACCGGGACCACGGACGGGGTCGAGGTGCTCGGTTCGCCGGTGGTGTTGCTGACCTTGCGGGGCGCGAGGACGGGCAAGCTCCGCTACACGCCGGTGATGCGGGTGGAGCACGACGGCAGCTATGCGGTGGTGGCGTCCAAGGGCGGCGCTCCCGAGCATCCCACCTGGTACTACAACATCAAGGCGTACCCGGAGTTCCCGTTGCAGGATGGCACCGTGACGAAGGACTACGTCGCGCGTGAGGTCGAGGGCGCCGAGCGGGCCGAGTGGTGGGATCGGGCGGTGGCCGCCTACCCGTCCTACGCCGAGTATCAGGAGAAGACCGACCGGCAGATCCCGGTATTCGTGCTCGACCCGAAGTAG